The DNA sequence GTACGACGCTGACCGAGATCAACGTCGCCCTGCACGCCCACGTGCTGCTGCAGCGCGACGTGCACTACATCGTCCGGGACGACGCGGTCCACCTGATCAACGCCTCGCGCGGTCGCATCGCGACCCTGCAGCGCTGGCCGGACGGGTTGCAGGCCGCGGTGGAGGCCAAGGAGGGGATCGAGACCACCGAGACCGGTGAAGTGCTCGACACCATCACCGTGCAGGCGCTGATCAACCGGTATCCGCGAGTGTGCGGCATGACCGGCACCGCGCTGGCCGCCGGCGAACAGTTGCGCCAGTTCTACAAGCTCGGGGTGTCGCCGATACCGCCGAACAAACCCAACATTCGCGAGGACGAACCCGACCGGGTGTACGTCTCGATCGCCGCCAAGACCGCCGCGCTGATCGAACACATCGCCGAGGTGCACGAGACCCGCCAGCCGGTGCTGGTCGGCACGCGTGACGTCGCCGAGTCCGAGGAACTGCACGAGCGCCTGGTGAAGGCCGGCATCCCGGCGGTCGTGCTCAACGCCAAGAACGACGCCGAAGAGGCCGCCGTCATCGCCGAGGCCGGCGCGCTGGGCGCGGTCACGGTATCGACCCAGATGGCCGGTCGCGGCACCGACATCCGGCTGGGTGGGTCTGCCGAGCAGGACCACGACCGGGTCGCCGAACTGGGCGGCCTGCACGTGATCGGCACCGGACGTCACCACACCGAACGGCTCGACAACCAGCTGCGCGGTCGCGCCGGGCGTCAGGGCGATCCCGGTTCGACGGTGTTCTTCTCCAGCTGGGAGGACGACGTCGTGGTCTCCCACCTCGAACCCAACAAGTTGCCGCTGGACTGCGACGAGGACGGTCGCGTCGTGCACCCGAAGGCGGCCAGCCTGCTCGAACACGCCCAGCGCATCGCCGAGGGCAGGCTGCTCGACGTGCACGCCAACACCTGGCGCTACAACCAGCTGATCGCCCAGCAGCGCGCCATCCTGGTCGAGCGCCGGGACACCCTGCTGCGTACCACCACCGCGCGCGACGAGCTCGCCGAGCTGTCGCCGGACCGCTACGCCGAACTGTGCGAACAGCTCGGCTCCGACGCCGAGGAGAAGCTGGCCACGATCTGCCGGCTGATCATGCTCTACCACCTGGACCGCGGCTGGGCCGACCATCTGGACTTCCTCGCCGACATCCGGGAGAGCATCCACCTGCGCGCGCTCGGCCGGCAGAACCCGCTCGACGAATTCCACCGGTTGGCCGTCGACGCGTTCGCCTCGTTGGCCGCCGACGCGATCGAGGCGGCTCAGCAGACGTTCGACACGGCGCCCTCGATCGAGGACGAGCCCGGCGTGGACCTGTCCAAGCTGGCCCGGCCGACATCGACGTGGACGTACATGGTGCACGACAATCCGCTCTCCGACGAGTCGATGTCCGCGCTGAGCCTGCCCGGGGTGTTCCGCTAGGTTCTAGGCATGGCCGAGGCGCCGAGCGACAGCGCTGGGACCGGGAACGTGACACCACCAGACCGGGTGCTCACGGTGCCCAACGCTCTGTCGGTGATCCGGTTGGTGCTCGTCCCGGTGTTCCTCTACCTGCTCCTGGTGCCCGGCGCGCTGGGCTGGGCGGTCGCGATCCTGATGTTCAGTGGTTTCTCCGACTGGGCCGACGGCAAGATCGCGCGCCTGTTCGACAATCAGTCCTCGCGGCTGGGGGAGTTGCTCGACCCTGCCGTGGACCGCATCTACATGGTCGTGGTCCCGGTCGCGATGGCGTTCGCAGGCGCCCTGCCGTGGTGGATCGTCGCCGCGCTGCTCGGCCGCGACGCGGTGCTCGCCGCGACGCTGCCGGTCCTCCGCCGCCGCGGCCTGGCCGCACTGCCGGTCACCTACCTCGGTAAGGCCGCCACGTTCGCCCTGATGTCGGGGTTGCCGCTGGTGCTGCTCGGCCAGTACGACGCGCTGTGGGCGCGGGTGGTGCTGGCCTGCGGCTGGGGCTTCCTCATCTGGGGTCTGGCGATGTACCTGTGGTCGGGTGTGCTGTACCTGGCCCAGGTCGCCCTGGTCGCGCGCTCGATGCCGGTGAGAGCGCACCCGACATGAGCCTGCTGGGGGGATTCGACTCGGGACGAAACGAGCATCGGGCGGGGGCACCGACGCTGATCCCGGTGCCGTCGCTGCTCCGGTCGCTGCTGTCCGAACACCTCGACCCCGGCTACGCGGCCGCCGCCCGCGACCGACGGCCGCGCCGACGCGGCGCCGAGTGGGCCTGGCAGTTGCTGGCCGCGGTGGCGATCGCGACCGTCTTCGTGCTGGCCTGGTCCCAGGCCCGCGCCACCGCCCCCGGCGTCGTGGAGTCGCGCCAGGTGCTGGCCGGCAGCGTGACCGCGACCCAGGCGACGACCGACGAACTGACCGGGCAACGTGACACGCTGGCGACAGAGGTCAACGCCGAGCGCCGCAGCCGACTGGAGGGCGACGCGATCGGCCGCCGCCTGCTCGCCGAACTGGACCAGGCCAACTTCGCCGCGGCGGCGACACCGGTGATCGGTCCGGGCCTGACCGTCACGGTCACCGACCCCGGCATGACCCCCGACCTGACCGACGTGTCCAAGCAGCGGGTCGAGGGCAGCCGGCAGGTCATCCTGGACCGCGACCTGCAGTTGGTGGTCAACTCGCTGTGGGTGGCCGGGGCCGAGGCCGTCTCGGTGGGTGGCGTCCGCATCGGACCCAACGTGACCATCCGACAGGCCGGCGGCGGGATCCTCGTCGACAACAAGCCGATCTCCAGCCCCTATGTCATCCTCGCGGTGGGACCGCCGCACGCGATGCAGGAGTCGTTCGACCGCAGCACCGGCCTGCAACGGCTGCGGCTGCTGGAGACCTCGTACGGGGTGGGAGTCACCGTCGCCGGCGGTGACGGTCTGGCGTTGCCCGCCGGATCGGTACGGGACGTCAACTTCGCCAAACAGATTGGGCCCAATTGATCGGAATCGTCGCCCTCGTCATCGGCATCGTGATCGGCGTGGTGCTGCAGCCCAGCGTGCCCGACGTCGTTCAGCCCTACCTGCCGATCGCTGTCGTGGCAGCTCTCGACGCGGTGTTCGGCGGGCTGCGCGCCTACCTGGAACACATCTTCGACGCCAAGGTGTTCGTGGTGTCGTTCGTGTTCAACGTCCTGGTCGCTGCCGTGATCGTCTACGTCGGTGACCAGCTCGGCGTCGGAACCCAGCTGTCCACCGCCATCATCGTGGTGCTGGGCATCCGCATCTTCGGCAACGCCGCGGCGCTGCGGCGCAGATTGTTCGGCGCATGAGCGGCGATCACGAACTCAGTCGCCACGAAGGCCGTCACGAAGGCCGCCACGAGCTGCCGCGCGACGCGGCGGCGAGCGGCCGGCAGACCGCCGACGGCCCCCGCGGGCGGTCCTCGATGGTCTTCGGTGTGTTGGCCGTGCTGCTGTGCCTGCTGCTCGGAGTTGCGATCGCCACGCAGGTCCGCCAGACCGACTCCGGTGACGCGCTGGACACCGCACGCCCCGCCGATCTGCTGGTTCTGTTGGATTCCCTGCAGCAGCGCGAGGCGGCGTTGAACACCGAAGTCGCCGAACTGCAACGCACTCTCGACGAATTACAGGCCTCCGGCAGCAGCGATCAGGCGGCCATCGAGAATGCGCGAGCGCGATTGGCCGCGCTGTCCATCCTCATCGGCACGGTCCCGGCGACCGGTCCCGGTGTGACCGTGACCATCGCAGATCCGGCACGCGGCGTCGCACCCGAGGCGATGCTCGACGTCATCAACGAACTGCGCGCCGCCGGCGCGGAGGCGTTGGAAATCCGTGGCAGCGGCCAGGCCGGCAGCGACAACGCCGTGCGAGTCGGTGTGGACACCTGGGTGGTGGGCCAGCCCGGCGCTCTGGTCGTCGACAGGGCCACCCTCACCCCGCCGTACACGGTGCTCGCGATCGGCGACCCGCCCACACTCGCCGCGGCGATGAACATCCCCGGCGGCGCGACCGACAGCATCGAACGCGTCGGGGGGACCATGGTGATAGAACAGTCCGACCGGGTCGACGTCACCGCCTTGCGGCAACCGAAACCACGCCAATACGCTCAGCCCGTCAAGTGAGCACCCCCAGCACCACGTCCACCGATCAGCTGAGAAACCGAGGAGCGCTGTGAGCCAGATTCCCGCCGAGTTGTCCTACACCGCCGAACACGAATGGGTGCGCAAGACCGGTGACGACACGGTGCGGGTCGGTATCACCGATTTCGCTCAGTCCGCCCTGGGCGACGTGGTCTTCGTCCAGCTGCCCGACGTAGGCGCCGAGCTGACGTCCGGAGATTCGTTCGGCGAAGTGGAGTCGACGAAGTCGGTGTCGGATCTCTACGCGCCGATCACCGCGAAAGTCATTGCGGTCAACGGTGATCTGGAGGGCAATCCCGGTCTGGTCAACTCCGATCCCTACGGCGAGGGCTGGCTGGTCGAGCTGCAGGCCGACGCCGCCGACCTGGCGGCCGCTCTCGGCGATCTGCTCGACGCCGACGGCTACCGCGACCACGCCACGGATTGAGCTGTTGTTAGGGTTCTGCAGACCGACAGCAACGAGCCGATCCGGCGGTGGTGCGCACAACGCAGCCTGCAGCACGGTACGGTCGACACCAGCGGCGCGACCCCCGGAAACTGGCCGGGTCGCGCTACGGCAGCCAGTGAGGAGCAATGGGTGACGGAGAAGGACTTCAACTCTGGGGCTGACTCTGAGGAAGTCACCGTGGAAACGACATCGGTGTTCCGCGCCGACTTCCTCAACGAGCTCGACGCCCCACCCGCCGCGAGCGGCGAAAGCGCGGTGTCCGGGGTCGAGGGTCTGCCGGTCGGGTCGGCTCTGCTGGTCGTCAAGCGCGGGCCCAACGCCGGGTCCCGCTTCCTGCTCGATCAGCCCACCACGTCGGCCGGTCGACACCCCGACAGCGACATCTTTCTCGACGATGTCACGGTGAGCCGCCGCCACGCCGAGTTCCGGCTCGAGAACGGCGAGTTCCAGGTGGTCGACGTGGGCAGCCTCAACGGCACCTATGTCAACCGCGAACCGGTCGATTCCGCTGTGCTCGCCAACGGCGACGAGGTGCAGATCGGCAAGTTCCGTCTGGTCTTTCTCACCGGACCGAAAGGTGAGGACAGCGGCGCCGCCGACTGACACCGACCCCCGACCGATCGACACCACCGAATCTGCGCGAGCGAGCCGATGACGCAACCCGACACTCCTGCGTTGAACGGGATGTCGATCGGGGTTGTGCTCGATCTGCTGCGCGACGAGTTCCCTGATGTCACGATCTCGAAGATCCGGTTCCTCGAAGCCGAGGGGTTGGTCACGCCCGAGCGGACCGCGTCGGGCTACCGCAGGTTCACCGCGTACGACTGCGCGCGACTGCGCTTCATCCTCACCGCACAGCGGGACCATTACCTGCCGTTGAAGGTGATCAAGGCCCAACTGGACGCGCAGCCCGACGGCGAGCTGCCGCAGAGTGCGGTCGCTCCGTCCGGGTATCCGGCGCCCCGACTGGTGCCGGTGACGGGGGAGTCCGGGGTCGCGGCGGGGCGGGCCGCGGTGGCCCCGGCTCAGGTGCGGCTGACTCGGGAGGACCTGCTCGAGCGCTCCGGGGTCGATGACGAACTGCTCAACGCCCTGGTGCGGGCGGGGGTGATCACGCCGATGTTCAAGGGCGCCGGCACGGCTCTCTACGACGAGCACGCGGTGGTGATCGCGCAGTGCGCCCGCGCGCTGGCGGACTACGGTGTCGAGCCGCGGCACCTGCGGGCGTTCCGCTCGGCCGCCGACCGGCAGTCCGATCTCATCGCCCAGATCGCCGGGCCGGTGGTCAAGGGCGGCAAGGCCGGAGCGCGCGACCGCGCCGACGACCTGGCCCGTGAGGTGGCCGCGCTGGCGATCACGTTGCACACGTCATTGATCAAGTCGGCCGTGCGCGACGTTCTGGATCGCTGAGGACTAGACTCGCCGTGACGGGTTACCCGTCGGATTCGGCCGGCACCGGCCGGATGAGAAGTAGCAACACACCGGTGCGGAGGGCAGGCACAAATGGGCGAGGTCCGTGTGGTCGGCATTCGAGTTGAGCAGCCCCGCAACCAGCCCGTTCTGTTGCTGCGCGAGTCGAACGGCGACCGCTATCTGCCGATCTGGATCGGGCAGTCCGAGGCCGCGGCCATCGCGCTGGAGCAGCAGGGGGTGGAGCCGCCCCGGCCGCTGACCCACGACCTGTTCCGCGATGTCATTACTGCGCTTGGACATTCGCTCAAAGAGGTGCGGATCGTCGATCTGCAGGAGGGCACGTTCTACGCCGACCTGATCTTCGACCGCGACATCAAGGTGTCGGCGCGGCCGTCGGATTCGGTCGCCATCGCGTTGCGCGTGGGGGTGCCGATCTACGTCGAGGAGGCGGTGCTCGCCGAGGCGGGCCTGCTGATTCCCGATGAGGCCGACGACGAGGCCGAGGGTGGCGTGCGCGAGGACGAGGTGGAGAAATTCAAGGAGTTCCTCGACAGCGTGTCGCCCGACGATTTCAAGGCCACCTGATCGGTCGGCACACCGCAGAACACTTGGTCACGGATGCGTCTCGTCGCGGTCGACACGCGGGCGCGTTTCTTTTCGAAGTGAATCGGGCAGCCATACTTGGTGGCGACGGGCAGTCACGGACGGCTCTCGGGCGTATGCTCGAACGAAGTTCGCAGAGCTGGGTAGACGTGCGCCCACGCAGGTCAACGACGCGGGTTCGATCGGTGAGAGGATTCGACAAGTGGGAGACACGCCACGCCAGGAGCAACTGGATCTGACCACCGGCTCCCCGCAGGCGGACACCCTTCCTCAGCCGGTCGGTGAACCGGTGCAGGCCGGTCTCTTCCCGGACGATTCGGTTCCCGACGAGTTGGTCGGCTATCGCGGCCCCAGCGCCTGTCAGATCGCCGGTATCACCTATCGGCAGCTCGACTACTGGGCGCGTACCTCGCTGGTGGTGCCCTCGATCCGCGGAGCGGCAGGCTCCGGCAGCCAGCGGTTGTACTCCTTCAAGGACATCCTGGTTCTCAAGATCGTCAAGCGGCTGCTCGACACCGGCATCTCACTGCACAACATCCGCGTCGCGGTCGACCATCTGCGTCAGCGCGGCGTGCAGGATCTGGCCAACATCACGTTGTTCTCGGACGGCACCACCGTCTACGAGTGCACCTCCGCCGAGGAGGTGGTCGACCTGCTGCAGGGTGGGCAGGGCGTGTTCGGCATCGCCGTGTCGGGCGCGATGCGGGAACTCACGGGCGCGATTGCCGACTTCCCCGGTGAGCGCGCCGACGGCGGGGAGTCGATCTCGACGCCGGAAGACGAGTTGGCGTCCCGCCGCAAGCACCGCGACCGCAAAATCGGCTAGCCGGTAAATGTAGTTAGTCGGCTGAGCCGATCAGAACATCGCGCGGCTGAGCCGGTCAGAACATCGCGCGGCGGAGCAGATCAATGTAGTAAGCGGCTGAGCCGATCAAAGTATCGCGCGGCTGAGCCGAGCGCCCGCTCTCGTCGCGCGGTGAAGTGACCTCCCGGTACACTCGACTGCGCATCGCCCTTGCGCGGGAGAGTTCCGTGGCAGCCGGCCACGGGCGCCGAAGGAGCAACACCTCTCCGTCAACCTCTCAGGCCCCCAGGACCGCACGAGGCCCCGATGCCTCTGGAAAGTGGTGCGCCCGCGACGCGGGCCTGCCCGCCCATGGGGAAAGGTCTCGGCCGGCAGTGCCGGCCGGTACCGAATCTCTCAGGCAACCCGGTTCGGGCCGACGACAGAGGGGGAGGAGCCGGTTCGCCTGCGCTCCATGCGCCCGCGGCACTCGTCGGGAGATTTCTACCAGTGTCCGAACACCACGAAACCCGTTCCGAGCTCACGTTCGTCGACCGTCACATCGGCCCGGACGCCGCAGCGGTCGACACGTTGCTGAGCACCATCGGAGTGTCCTCGCTCGACGAACTGGCCGCCAAGGCGCTTCCGGCCGGCATCCTGGATGCGCTCACCGCCGACGGCGTCGCCCCTGGCCTGGAGAATCTGCCCGCTGCGGCCAGTGAAGCCGAGGCGCTGGACGAGCTGCGCGCGCTGGCCGATGCCAACACCGTCGCGGTCTCGATGATCGGTCAGGGCTATTTCGACACCTTCACCCCGCCGGTGCTGCGGCGCAACATCCTGGAGAACCCGGCGTGGTACACCGCGTACACGCCCTACCAGCCCGAGATAAGCCAGGGACGCCTGGAGGCGCTGCTGAATTTCCAGACCATGGTCACCGATCTGACCGGCCTGGAGGTGGCGAACGCGTCTATGCTCGACGAGGGCACCGCAGCCGCAGAGGCGATGACCCTGATGCACCGCGCGGTCCGCGGATCGGCGAACAAGTTGGCCGTCGACGTCGACGTGTACGCGCAGACCGCTGCGGTGTTGGCGACCCGCGCCGAACCGCTGGGTATCGAGATCGTGACCGCCGACCTGAGCGCCGGACTGCCCGACGGCGAGTTCTTCGGAGTGATCACACAGCTACCCGGTGCCAGCGGTCGCCTGGTGGACTGGTCCGACCTCATCGCCGCCGCCCACGAACGTGGGGCGTTGGTCGCGGTCGGTGCCGACCTGCTCGCGCTGACGCTGGTCACCCCGCCAGGGGAGATCGGCGCCGACGTCGCGTTCGGCACCACCCAACGTTTCGGCGTGCCAATGGGTTTCGGCGGCCCGCACGCCGGCTATCTGGCCGTGCACGCCAAGCACGCGCGTCAGCTGCCGGGCCGCCTGGTCGGGGTGTCCGTCGACGCCGACGGGTCACCGGCGTACCGGCTGGCGCTGCAGACCCGCGAACAGCACATCCGCCGCGACAAGGCCACCAGCAACATCTGCACCGCCCAGGTCCTGCTGGCCGTCATGGCCGCGATGTATGCCAGCTACCACGGTGCCGCGGGCCTGACGGCGATCGCACGCCGGGTGCATGCCCATGCGGAGGCGGTGGCCGCCGGCCTGTCCGGCGCCGGGATCGAGGTCGTCCACGACGCGTTCTTCGACACCGTGCTCGCCCGCGTGCCGGGCCGCGCCGAGGACGTGCAGGCCGCGGCCAAGCAGCGCGGTATCAACGTCTGGCGTCGCGACGCCGATCACGTGTCGGTGGCCTGCGACGAGATGACCACCGATGAGCATGTCGCCGCGGTGCTCGCGGCGTTCGGCGTCGAGGACAGCGCGCAGCGCGCAGGTGACCCGGCGTCCGCCGGTATCGCCACACGCACGTCGGCGTTCCTCACCCATCCGGCGTTCACCAGGTACCGCACCGAGACGGACATGATGCGCTATCTGCGCTCGCTGGCCGACAAGGACATCGCGCTGGACCGGAGCATGATCCCGCTGGGCTCCTGCACGATGAAGCTCAATGCCGCCGCCGAGATGGAAGCGATCACGTGGCCGGAGTTCGCCCGCCAGCACCCGTTCGCTCCCGCCTCGGACACGCCGGGCCTGCGCCGACTGATCGCCGATCTGCAGGACTGGCTGACCGGCATCACCGGGTATGACGAGGTGTCGCTGCAGCCCAACGCCGGGTCGCAGGGGGAGTACGCGGGCCTGCTGGCGATCCAGGCGTATCACGAGCAGCGTGGCGACACCGGCCGCGACGTGTGCCTGATCCCGTCCAGTGCGCACGGCACCAACGCCGCGTCGGCAGCGCTGGTCGGCATGAAGGTGGTCGTGGTGGCATGCCGCTCCAACGGCGACGTCGACCTCGACGATCTGCGCGCCAAGGTCGACCAGTACGCCGACCGGCTCTCGGCCCTGATGATCACCTACCCGTCCACCCACGGGGTCTACGAGCAGGATGTGGCCGACATCTGCGCCGCCGTGCACGATGCCGGCGGACAGGTCTACGTCGACGGCGCCAACCTCAACGCGCTGGTCGGGCTGGCCCGTCCGGGCCGGTTCGGCGGCGACGTCAGCCACCTGAACCTGCACAAGACGTTCTGCATCCCGCACGGTGGCGGCGGGCCCGGGGTGGGGCCGGTGGCGGTGCGCGCGCATCTGGCCCCGTTCCTGCCCGGGCACCCGCTGGCCGACGAGCTCGGTGACGCCCGCACGGTGTCGGCGGCGCCGTACGGCTCGGCGTCCATCCTGCCGATCACGTGGGCCTACATCCGGATGATGGGCGCGGCCGGTCTGCGCTCGGCGACGTTGGTGGCCATCGCGTCGGCCAACTACATCGCCCGCCGTCTCGACGAGTACTACCCGGTGCTCTACACCGGCGAGCACGGCATGGTGGCCCATGAGTGCATCCTCGACCTGCGCGGGATCACCAAGTCCACCGGCGTGACCGTCGACGATGTGGCCAAGCGGCTGGCCGACTACGGATTCCACGCGCCCACGATGAGTTTCCCGGTCGCCGGGACGTTGATGGTGGAGCCGACCGAGAGCGAGTCGCTGGCCGAGGTGGATGCGTTCTGCGAGGCGATGATCGCGATCCGGGCCGAGATCGACAAGGTGGGGCAGGGGGAGTGGCCTGCGGACGACAACCCTCTGGTGGGCGCACCGCACACCGCGACATGCCTGCTGACCGCCGACTGGGACCATGCCTACACCCGCGAGCAGGCCGCCTATCCGCTCGGGCCGTCGTTCCGGCCGAAGGTGTGGCCGCCGGTGCGGCGGATCGACGGCGCCTACGGCGATCGCAATCTGGTGTGCTCGTGCCCGCCGGTGGAGGCCTTCGCATAGCCGGGGCGCGGTGAACGGTACTCTCACCCGCATGACAGGAGGGGTTGCGGACATCACGCCGAAGTTGTTCATCTTCCCGCATGCCGGCGGTACCCCGCAGTTCTACGTGCCGTTCGCGAAGTCGTTCACCACGGACATCAAGCGGACCGCGGTGCAGTACCCCCGGCAGGGCGGCAAGCAGGATTTCGGCTCGTTCACCAGCCTGCCGGCGGTGGCCGACCAGATCAGCACGATGGTTTCCCCGGACCGAGAAGGCGGCGTGCCCGGATCGCCGGTGTTCTTCTTCGGACACAGCATGGGCGGACTGTTGGCGTTCGAGGTCGCGCGCCGCTTCGAGGAGGCAGGGCGGCCGATCGCCGCGCTGTTCGTCTCTGCGGTCGCGGCACCCGGCCGGGTCGGCTACGACGACATCCCCGACACCGACGAGGGGCTGCTCGCCGCGGTCAGCACCCTCACCGGCGCGGACCCGGAGTTCATGAAAAACCCGGAGTTCGCCGCGGCGATTCTGCCGACCCTGCGCGGACTGAAGGCGATCGCCAACTACACCTGCCCGCCCGAGGTGACGCTGTCGTGCCCGATCCACGCGTTCTACGGCGACGACGACGAGATCGCGACCGAGGAGAAGGTCCTGCCGTGGGCGGAGCGGACCACCGGTGGCTTCACCGTCCGGGAGTTCAGCGGTCACCACTTCTATCTCACCGATCATTTGGATGAGTTGGTCCCCGACGTCGAGGAGAAGCTCTGGGCCCGCTGCCGCGCCTAGGCATCACCACGGCTGACCTGCTGGGTGTGGTGTTCACCACATTCCGCTGTGGGCGAAGCTACCGGCTCCTCACGTCGCATCGGCCCCCACCGGCACATGATGGTGAGTCTGTCTAACTGCAGCGCAACGACGGCTCAGCGGCTGGTTCTTACCCGTGAGTCAGTTTTAAACACGACGTCGGCGTGCAATATGAGCAAACCGTTGACGCACACGTCAAAGCGGATATAGCACTGCGTTCAGCCCTCGCTGAGGCGTCCTCGCTCACCGGACGCGCACAGGGTCGAGCAACCGGTAACCGCCTGCTCATGTGCAGCGTTTCCATTGCTGGCAAAACTGTGAAGATGCTGTAAGGATTTAGTTGCGGCCTCGGACGGCTACCGCGCCGGCGAAATCGGCCCCGAACAGCCCGCTTCCCTCTGGCAAGCTATTCGTGATGTAATCCTTCGTCAGCATTAGACGACATATCTGACGGTGCGGTGTTAGCCTTCCGGCGAGCGGGGGGATGCGCGGCCACGGGCTGCGAGTCGGTGTATTGCCTTCACGGCGATGAGGCCGGGGCGCAGAAGCAGAGTTGAAAGGACGTCGCCATGCCGTTGCTTGAGTCGACCATTCCTGGCCTTTTGGCTGAACGCGCACGACTGCAGCCCGATGAGGTGGCCTACACCTTCATCGACTACGACGTGGATCCCGCCGGGTTCGCAGAGTCGCTGACGTGGTCTCAGGTCTACCAGAGGGCCCAGGTCGTCGCGGAGGAACTCCTGCGCCACGGCCGCAAGGGGGACCGGGCGGCGATCCTGGCTCCGCAGGGCCTCGAGTACATCGTCGCGTTCTACGGCGCGATGACGGCCGGATTCATCGCGGTGCCGCTTCCGGTGCCGGCTCTCGGTCAGCTCGACGAGCGCGTCAACGGCGCGCTGCGCGACTGCCAGCCCGTCGCAGTGCTGACGACGTCGGCCGTCGTCAGCGACATCATGACCTACGTGGGTGGCTTCACCGGCGGTGCGACCCCGGCCGTCGTCGAGGTCGATGCCCTCGACTTCCACTCGCCGCGCACCGCCGAGATGAACATCGGCGACCTGCCCGAGATGGCCTACCTGCAGTACACCTCCGGCTCCACCCGGGCACCGGCCGGCGTGATCATGACCCACCGGAATGTGATCGCCAACATCAAGCAGGTGTTCGACGACTACATGGAGCACCGCGACGGCATTCCACCGCAGGACATCACGATGGTGTCGTGGCTGCCCTTCTATCACGACATGGGCCTGATCCAGGGGGTGTTCGCGTCGCTGCTCACCCCGTCCGAGGACGGCGGCCTGCACGGCCGCCCGGCGATGCTGATGAGCCCGGTCGCGTTCCTGCAGAAGCCGGCACGCTGGATCCAGCAGCTGGCCATCAACCCGCACGCCTGGTCGGCCGCACCCAACTTCGCCTTCGAGCTGTCGGTGCGCCGGACGTCCGACGCCGACCTCGAGGGCATGGATCTCGGAGGGGTCCTGGGCATCATCAGCGGTAGTGAGCGGATCCACTCGGCGACCATCCGGCGCTTCAACGAACGGTTCGCGAAATTCAACATGCCCACCACCACGGTGCGGCCGTCGTACGGGCTGGCGGAGGCCACGCTGTACGTCATCTCCGCGCCGATGGGCCACACCCCGTCGACGGTGCGGTTCGACTACGAGAAACTCGCCGCCGGCCACGCCGAGCGGTGCGGCGCCGAGGGTGGCTCCGAGCTGGTCACCTACGGCGCCCCGCGGTCGTCGACGGTACGCATCGTCGATCCGGAGACCCGCACGGAGAATCCGGACGGCAAGGTCGGCGAGATCTGGGTGCACGGCGAGCAGGTCGCGATGGGTTACTGGCGCAACCCGCAGCAGACCGAGCGCACGTTCGGCGGCGAGATGGTCGATCCGTCGGAGGGCACGCCGGTCGGGCCGTGGCTGCGCACCGGTGACCTGGGCGTGATGTCCGAAGGCGAGATGTTCATCATTGGCCGCATCAAGGACCTGCTCATCGTCGACGGCCGCAACCACTATCCCGACGACATCGAAGCCACCATCCAGGAGATCACCGGTGGCCGGGTGGCCGCCATCTCCGTGCTCGACGAGACCAGCGAGCAGCTGGTCGCGATCGCCGAGCTGAAGAAGAAGGGCTCCTCGGAGGCCGAGGCCCTCGACAAGCTGCGCGCGGTCAAGCGTGAGGTGGCGTCGGCGATCAAGCGCACGCACAGCGTGCGGGTCTCCGACCTCGTCTTTGTCGCCCCCGGCTCGATTCCGATCACCACCAGCGGAAAGATTCGGCGCTCGGCCTGTGTGGATCGCTACCGCCAGGACGAGTTCAGCCGTTTGGACGTCACTGCATGACAGCTGCTTTCGA is a window from the Mycolicibacterium poriferae genome containing:
- the garA gene encoding glycogen accumulation regulator GarA, with protein sequence MTEKDFNSGADSEEVTVETTSVFRADFLNELDAPPAASGESAVSGVEGLPVGSALLVVKRGPNAGSRFLLDQPTTSAGRHPDSDIFLDDVTVSRRHAEFRLENGEFQVVDVGSLNGTYVNREPVDSAVLANGDEVQIGKFRLVFLTGPKGEDSGAAD
- the ftsR gene encoding transcriptional regulator FtsR, translated to MTQPDTPALNGMSIGVVLDLLRDEFPDVTISKIRFLEAEGLVTPERTASGYRRFTAYDCARLRFILTAQRDHYLPLKVIKAQLDAQPDGELPQSAVAPSGYPAPRLVPVTGESGVAAGRAAVAPAQVRLTREDLLERSGVDDELLNALVRAGVITPMFKGAGTALYDEHAVVIAQCARALADYGVEPRHLRAFRSAADRQSDLIAQIAGPVVKGGKAGARDRADDLAREVAALAITLHTSLIKSAVRDVLDR
- a CDS encoding bifunctional nuclease family protein; protein product: MGEVRVVGIRVEQPRNQPVLLLRESNGDRYLPIWIGQSEAAAIALEQQGVEPPRPLTHDLFRDVITALGHSLKEVRIVDLQEGTFYADLIFDRDIKVSARPSDSVAIALRVGVPIYVEEAVLAEAGLLIPDEADDEAEGGVREDEVEKFKEFLDSVSPDDFKAT
- a CDS encoding MerR family transcriptional regulator, encoding MGDTPRQEQLDLTTGSPQADTLPQPVGEPVQAGLFPDDSVPDELVGYRGPSACQIAGITYRQLDYWARTSLVVPSIRGAAGSGSQRLYSFKDILVLKIVKRLLDTGISLHNIRVAVDHLRQRGVQDLANITLFSDGTTVYECTSAEEVVDLLQGGQGVFGIAVSGAMRELTGAIADFPGERADGGESISTPEDELASRRKHRDRKIG
- the gcvP gene encoding aminomethyl-transferring glycine dehydrogenase, with protein sequence MSEHHETRSELTFVDRHIGPDAAAVDTLLSTIGVSSLDELAAKALPAGILDALTADGVAPGLENLPAAASEAEALDELRALADANTVAVSMIGQGYFDTFTPPVLRRNILENPAWYTAYTPYQPEISQGRLEALLNFQTMVTDLTGLEVANASMLDEGTAAAEAMTLMHRAVRGSANKLAVDVDVYAQTAAVLATRAEPLGIEIVTADLSAGLPDGEFFGVITQLPGASGRLVDWSDLIAAAHERGALVAVGADLLALTLVTPPGEIGADVAFGTTQRFGVPMGFGGPHAGYLAVHAKHARQLPGRLVGVSVDADGSPAYRLALQTREQHIRRDKATSNICTAQVLLAVMAAMYASYHGAAGLTAIARRVHAHAEAVAAGLSGAGIEVVHDAFFDTVLARVPGRAEDVQAAAKQRGINVWRRDADHVSVACDEMTTDEHVAAVLAAFGVEDSAQRAGDPASAGIATRTSAFLTHPAFTRYRTETDMMRYLRSLADKDIALDRSMIPLGSCTMKLNAAAEMEAITWPEFARQHPFAPASDTPGLRRLIADLQDWLTGITGYDEVSLQPNAGSQGEYAGLLAIQAYHEQRGDTGRDVCLIPSSAHGTNAASAALVGMKVVVVACRSNGDVDLDDLRAKVDQYADRLSALMITYPSTHGVYEQDVADICAAVHDAGGQVYVDGANLNALVGLARPGRFGGDVSHLNLHKTFCIPHGGGGPGVGPVAVRAHLAPFLPGHPLADELGDARTVSAAPYGSASILPITWAYIRMMGAAGLRSATLVAIASANYIARRLDEYYPVLYTGEHGMVAHECILDLRGITKSTGVTVDDVAKRLADYGFHAPTMSFPVAGTLMVEPTESESLAEVDAFCEAMIAIRAEIDKVGQGEWPADDNPLVGAPHTATCLLTADWDHAYTREQAAYPLGPSFRPKVWPPVRRIDGAYGDRNLVCSCPPVEAFA